AAACAATTTTCTGCAGTCAGGGAGTCCCAGTGTTTGAGTTAGACCATTCAAGGTTGAAGGCAGAAAGAAACCTTTGCACGATGGATGACGGCAATCTGGGCCTGTGCTTTTAAAGCCTATTGAGGCAGGGAGTCAACTGGACATCGCCAAACTAAGATTTATGCAGCTGTAGGCCTGGTTTACATATCTAAGGTGGGTAAATTTGGATAAAAAACAAATCAGGCTTaagggcctgaatggcctacttctgttacCATGGGTATGGACCCATCAATTTGAGGACAGTGGGGTATCAGCTTTCATCCCATCTTCCCCTTGGCCCTCATGGATGCTTTTGTAGCAATGGAGTATGAGATAGGTTTGGGGGTGGTGAGGAGGGAACGAGGTGGAATGGTTGCACTAAGGGAATGGGGTTGCAGTTACTGTGTAATGATAAGGAGCTGTCCCATTGGTTGCTTTCTTATTGCACTTGCTGTCATTTCCCCCTAAACCAATTAGTCAATTgcaatgttggtgaggcctctgctggaggactgtgtccagttctagtcttTCTGTTCTAGGAAAGATATtatcaaactggagagggttcaggagagatttaccgggatgttgctgagattgaagagtttgagttataaggagaggctggataggctgggacttctttcactggagtgcaggacgttgagaggtgaccttatggaggttcataaaatcacgaggggtatagataaagtgaatggcaagtTTATTTTTCCCTAAGGTgcgagatttcaagactaggagcagagttttaaggtgagagaaaaacattttaaaaagacatgagggacaatttttttacgcagagagtggtttgtatgtggaatgaacttccagagggagTGATGGATGTGGGGACATTTTGACgttttggataagtccatgaatcagaaatgtttggagggatatgggtcaagtgcaggcaggtgggactagatagtttgggattagggttggcatggactggttggactgaagagtctatttctgtgccaTATGAGTCTATGTCTGAGACCAGCACACACTTCCTCTGGAGCCAACAGGGAAGGGACACTGACCCTCGGTCTGTGCCAAGAGCTGGCAGGTAAGAATGTCATCAGCCGGATACTGAGTCCAGCTCTCTGGAGTGAGCACCTATGATGTGGTTTgagctcaatacctcagacaaacAGTAACCCCATAACTACACTTACATTCACCAGTTCTTGTCATCCCGCTCATGATCCTGTGAGACAAGATCTGCATTGAACTTGTCATCAAGTGAGCCCAGGTGAAATCTCTTTAACAAGTTCTCCCACTGCAGACTTTTACACTGGAGTtctggcggggggtggggggattctCATATAAAGGTCAGTGAGCCCTCACGCTGTATAAGGAACTGGGGGTCCAGTCAGTATGCCTGCAGAGTAACACTCTACACTAGATCTTACTTCAAATCAGAAAATATTACCAGCACCAACAAAGTAAATTTACATTTTAACAAATATCCTTCAAGAAAAAGTTGTCGAAAAATACAAATTCAAGTTTGAAACACTGTCTTAGAGTGATTCATGCAGTCACTTCTGTATAATATGATATATAGACTTCAGGCGAGACTTTAAATATTGTGAATGCTGATTATATATTAATACTTTGATAGAATGATGATTTGATATGCTAATCTGATATTGTACTACAGCAGGAATAGTATATAGGGAGAAAGATTACATTGCTATCTTCTCACACCTCTCATCCCAAGGTATCAGCCTCCTCTGCATCACCCACACCTCATAAACAGAAATATCCATCCCCATCCCACTacattctctctctttgcctcttgCAAGTGCTACTTCATATTGATTCCTTGTTGGGTGGCAACATCCGGCAgtttacacacacacgcacagtgctTCAGCTTTCATTCTGATAGGAGGCAGTTCATTTGCTTTGATGTGGTCAGGTGGGAGATCAGATGTAAGCCTGACCCAGATCTTTCTCAGCAGCcacccaatctcctgcttttcacTCCAGATCACTGGGCAGTACCAAAACCGGTAAAACCAGTTGAATTGCTCGATAATAAGTATTAAATGTTACCTACACAATTAGTTGTTGAATTTGCATCTAGTTCTGAAAAGCAGAAAGGATTCACTGGAAGCATCTCCATCCAAATAATTCATTGATCATTTCAAATACTCACCAAAACACTGCCTACATTCTAATATGCGCTGGCTAACCTGACAAGAATTGGGTTCTTGTTAAAGTCATGAGAATATTCCAGAACATTTGGTGCATTTTAACTATCCAGGCTTTTCGCAGTCCATCAAACATTAAagctgatctctctctgcacctctctgtagctgtaacactatattctgcattctgttctatgacCCAGACATATTTATGatctgcatgcaaaacaatacttttcactgtatctcagtgcatgtgataataataaatcaagaATCTCGTTTTCCTTTGAAAGGGCATATCCATTTCCCCTTTTGTAAATTACTGTTCAATCTGTGTCCACCAATCTCTCAGTTGTATCTTTCAAATCAGAACAACGCGCTGCATAAAATAATCTAGCTTGCCCCCAGTTCTTTGGTCAATTATTTGAAGCCTGTAGCCCTTGGTTGCTGAATGTAATTTTGAGCACTGCCTTTAAATCTCCCATGACCTTGCTCTGCTGTAAGGACTATTGTAAATCCTCCACTCACTGATGTCCCTCAAACCTCCTCGTTCcccagcaccctctccaaatGAACAATTTAGCAATTGAAGACAATGATCTAAAACATCAAAGGAGGAACATTTAAAAATAGCAGCAACAATTTTACTTCTAACCCACTGATTTAAAGAAATAACGGTCATTGTATGAGGTAGATTGAAAAGAAGTCTATCACTTGTGAAACCAGTCATGTAAATTATGATATACTTTTGACTGAGGAAGGCTATGAAACTTAGTGCAAATGGAGCAGAATCTCTCTGTCCAGTTTGTGTTCAGCTTGACTACAAACCTTTTCCTCCAGTTAAAATACTGCTCATATCGAgtgctgttctccctcagatCCATTAGGAAGCTGGCCAATTCTTTCTCGGAGGCAAAGTCATTCACGTGAATGAAGGAATCCGGTGGGACAAACCTTTCATAGTTAGCACGTGGAGGCCCCAACACCACAGGAATGGACCCTGCCATGAAAGCGTTTCTCCACAGCTTCTCCGTGATGTAGTCCGTGTGGATGGAATTTTCAAAAGCCAGGTAGAAGGCATAGCGAGAGATCGTTGGCAGAAGCATTTTGCTGGGAAGGAATTTTCCAGCTGCTCTCCCAAAGACATCTATTGGCATATGCCTGGACAGATTGGCATGCATCTTTGCCCTCAGACTATTCTTGTGGTAATTGCTAACAACCCACGTCGAAAGGTGAGACTTCTTTGCAATTGAGAAGTTGGTCATTTGGTCACTTTGCTCCCTCGGTAGGAGGGCTCCATAAGGGATGAAGATGTCTGAATCTGTCCTGTAGGTCATAGTCCAGTTGAAATGACCATTGAACGGATGGATCCTCTTTGTGTTGGTTGGTGATTCCAAAGAAACCCAGAGCCACTTCTGGTTGGGAGGTCTGGCCAGCTGTGGTAGGCTGGAGCTTTTGAGTTGAAGCTCCCTGTGGTGAAACACAACAACATCTGCACGATCAAGCATGGACCTGTTGTGTGTGAGAATGCAGTTGGCGTCATCATTTAAATCTAGGCAAGCATCTTCCCTCAGAGTGGAGTTTGCATGAAATGGCCAATGCCAAACCAAGATGATGACAGGCTCTGGAATCTTCTTGTAGTTTTTCCCAGCCCAGACCACTTGGCTGATGTAACAGTTAACCAGAAGCTGCAGCAAGTACAAAACCACCACTACCGGAGCCAGGATTTTGCCAGTCTTCAATGTTGATAACAAGCATAAGTGCAAGACTGCCATGTGTCGATTTGCCAATGAGGGAAAAGCGACAGCCGGCTAAACCTTGTCGAAATCTTCGAACTGACATCTGCTGAGTATGAACTGCTTGTGAGCTGTGTCTGTAAGAACACATCAGGGAGACAGTGGTTAAGTTGCTGTGCCTTTGAAAATGCCAGTTTCTCAACTCAGCGAGTACGCAAAGGAAGTGCTGTTACTATGCATAGTTCACCCAGAGTTCAGATTGGCATTAAGACTAATTGATCACTTCACACAACATATATTTAGCTCAGTTGATCTGTTTAAAACCACAGCCTTCACAGGGTCCAACACAAACATTTATGAAATTTAGAGGGAACAAATAATTGACTTATAAAAGCAAATATCTAGTTTCTAAATTAATCAAGAATGAACGTGGAAGTGACCCTGAAAGTCAAAAAGTGAAAGCAGAGTGGAGCAGATTTTCCTGTCTGCTCCTCACCTCACAGTCCAATTAATTCTCTTTTCCAAACCCATATTCCTACCTCATTTAGGTTGGGATCAATTCTAAACACTTCAAGTGTCCTCGCACAAGAGGGCAATCATCATAACTGAAGTCAAGCCATTTCATCACAGAGGCATCACTGCTGAGTCCCATCCTGTCCTGATGCTGGGACCAAACATTTTTGTCCCTGGCTCATTTTATTTCTCCTCTCCCAATTCACTTCCTCAATTGGCCAAAGTGCGGGGCTGTGCTGAGTACAGCATTGTGACTACTGCGCAGGCTGGCTGAAATCAGTTTACGGATGACGTACTGGAGCAACCTTCCTTCTTGAGCGGGTCTGACGGCGACTGAGCCATCGAGATAGTCTTGCTTTCACCCACCATTCAAATCGAATCATCTCAAGATTGCAATCAGCAATGACGATTATATTCTTGACTGAAAAGGAAACATCTCATTCTAAGTTTTGCCAACGTTTTGTATCTCAGTCTGATTTTATTGGCACATCCTGACTCCACCCGCACAGAACTTGGCCTCGGATGATGGAAAGGTGGCCTGTTCAATTGCTATGAACCTGTTGGCTAACTCGAATCAAGTTCACCCGTTGAGCGGCTATTTTGTCCTTAAGACCTCGATTGCATTTCTGCAACGTGTGCCTTGCAGATCTTGGGCGGCAATCTCATTTCATTTGTTTGCAACTGAAATTATCTGGGGGTGCTAAGTCGAATTCGCAGCTATGCTGGGAGTTCTTGGAGGCAAAGAGATGTGGGTTCACAGTCCACTCTAGTGACTTGAGAACACAGTCCAGGCTGATGCTCTAGTGTGGCGCTGAAATGTTGCTATACTGATAGAGCTGCTGCCtatcagatgagacattaaactgtcAGGACATGAAAGATACCATGGCATTCTTTTGAACTACAACAGCAGAGTTCTTCATGGGTTCTTGTCAATATTTATGActaaacagattatctggttgctatcacattgctgtttttgTGGGATTTTCCTAtgcacaaaatggctgccatATTTCCCACATTATAACAACGATGTACTTCAAAAGGTATCTCATTGGTTGCAAAGTGCCTCAGGGTAGAGTTCATGAAAGCTGCTATATCAAATGCTTTGTTCCAGCATTTAACAACTGCAGAACATAGTAGACCTTGTTGTAAGCTTAAACTATTAAACAATATATTGAAATACTTATCCACTTCCTAatggaaaacaaacaaaaaggttAAATTTAACTCAGAACTAATCTGTTGGGACACCTTTTATATTCATATACACATAGCATTTTTGTTTCTTGCAATTTTTGCTGGTTTGAGTGGAAAACTATCATTTCTTGTTCTTCCTGTAAAGATTGAAATCAGTTTGTCTCATCCCTCTCACCCATCCATCCCAGCATGCATTGTGACCAGAGTTAAAGGGGCAGTCGCCAAGTCAATACTAGACAGGACAAGAATATTTTTGGAACTGGGCAAAATCTCTGGACTGGGCCATTGATTAGAAACTGCCTCAAACTGAGGCCTATAACAACAAAAAGAAAATGCACCAAAGCAGATTATTATTATGTTTTAAATTGCGTCAGTACAATGCCAAGGGAAGCATTTCCCTTTTTGCAGTTAACTATTGAACATTAGCAGTTACGAGTGTGACAGGTTAGTGCCTAACAACATATCTTGCCTTTCTACACTATCTCACACTCCAGCCTATTTATACCTTGCCTTATAAAGCAGGAAAGGGGCAGTCCAGACAGGTTGGTTAATGCTCTTATGGAGGTTAGGATGGAGCTGCCTTTGCTTCCTCTGTAGCAATGACTGTCCTCACTCCATTTCTACTGGCCTTGCATGGTTcgcagttagctcagttggctgaatagcTGGTTTGTGATAGAGTGAGGTTAACAGCTAACACCATCTGAGGCTATCCTGAAAGTCTCTCCTTCTCAGCCTTCCTCTTTGTCTGAGGTGCAGTGACCCTCTGATTAAACCACTGCGGGTTGATCCTCTCAAATGGGACCACAGCAACTTCATATTCAGAAATAATGGCTCATTGGGTGAACACTGAATGTCTATCACTTTATGTCACCTGATTGTGTTCAGGAAAAATTCCTTAGGAAACATATGTCCAATCCAATGATAAAGGATGCATTTTTGGAATTGATTCTTAGAAATGAGATGGGCCAGgtatgtttggaatgaactgtcagaggaagtgatggatgcaggtacagtttacAAGACATTTGGATCAATATCTGAAaaggaaacgtttggagggatatgggtcaaatgcaggcaagtgagactagattagttggggaatatggtcagcatggactagttggaccgaagggtctgtttccatgctggttagggtggcacagttgttagcactgctgcctcacagtgccagggacctggctttgattctagcttcgggtgactgtctgtgtggagtttgcatgttttccccgtgtctgcatgggtttcctccgggtgctccggtttcatcccacagttcaaagctgttaggtcaggtgatttggccatgctaagttgcctatagtgttcagggatacatcagttaggtgctttagtcatgggtaaatataggggaggggaatgggtctgggtggattgctcttcggagggtcagtgtggatttgttgggccaaagggcctgtttccacactgtagggatttgatgagCCAGGCAGGCTTGGTTTCatgtcccacctgccccagacatgtgtcataacatgtctgaacaggttcatTTATAACAACAAAAATAAAGTAAACCCACTGAAGTCTctgatggtgcagtggtagtattccTACCACTGTTGAAAGATGCTGATTAAGAAAATATCTATAAAGCAGACCATGATGCTTTCAGAGAGAGTTGGGTGCCATGGGGGATGCAGTGCTTTATTTCCCTCTGCAACTCCAATTTAATTTAGCCTCTTCCCTAACGCCTCACTTTTGATGACTTGCATTTCCTGTAATACTTACGTGTAAATATCCAATTTTGCTAGTGGCAGATGatagttaaaaacaaaaaaaagagtcaTAGTGATCTAGTGATGGGGAAAAGACaatttgttgtgtgtgtgtaacatTTCTGGATGGATAGCAAAAATAAAGCAGAGTCAGAGATGTGTCTGTAGAACTGTGTGTCCTGAGCTGGGCCTAGCCTTTGTACACCTCGAGAAGTGGCTCTACTTTGGTGTTTCGTGATAAATGACATTCCTTTCCAGTTGGCTGTCTGGAGTTACTTCAGAGACAGAGTCTTCAATGAgtggctgttttcctggagtgcAAAACACCACTGATGGGCCCATTGTGGGCATGGAGTCTTCTGTGTTAGCTCCCAGTGGCCTTCTACCACAGAATCCCATTGTGATTTGTTGAGCAGGAGCAGCATTTCGCTATCAACGGTACCCACAGGCTGGGTGGGTAGCTGATATGAGGACCAGGTTACCCTCGGTGGATGTCTCTAAAATAACCCCAAGTAGCCGATGATGTTA
This DNA window, taken from Hemiscyllium ocellatum isolate sHemOce1 chromosome 21, sHemOce1.pat.X.cur, whole genome shotgun sequence, encodes the following:
- the fut7 gene encoding alpha-(1,3)-fucosyltransferase 7 isoform X1, translated to MAVLHLCLLSTLKTGKILAPVVVVLYLLQLLVNCYISQVVWAGKNYKKIPEPVIILVWHWPFHANSTLREDACLDLNDDANCILTHNRSMLDRADVVVFHHRELQLKSSSLPQLARPPNQKWLWVSLESPTNTKRIHPFNGHFNWTMTYRTDSDIFIPYGALLPREQSDQMTNFSIAKKSHLSTWVVSNYHKNSLRAKMHANLSRHMPIDVFGRAAGKFLPSKMLLPTISRYAFYLAFENSIHTDYITEKLWRNAFMAGSIPVVLGPPRANYERFVPPDSFIHVNDFASEKELASFLMDLRENSTRYEQYFNWRKRFVVKLNTNWTERFCSICTKFHSLPQSKVYHNLHDWFHK
- the fut7 gene encoding alpha-(1,3)-fucosyltransferase 7 isoform X2; the protein is MAVLHLCLLSTLKTGKILAPVVVVLYLLQLLVNCYISQVVWAGKNYKKIPEPVIILVWHWPFHANSTLREDACLDLNDDANCILTHNRSMLDRADVVVFHHRELQLKSSSLPQLARPPNQKWLWVSLESPTNTKRIHPFNGHFNWTMTYRTDSDIFIPYGALLPREQSDQMTNFSIAKKSHLSTWVVSNYHKNSLRAKMHANLSRHMPIDVFGRAAGKFLPSKMLLPTISRYAFYLAFENSIHTDYITEKLWRNAFMAGSIPVVLGPPRANYERFVPPDSFIHVNDFASEKELASFLMDLRENSTRYEQYFNWRKR